One window from the genome of Malus domestica chromosome 01, GDT2T_hap1 encodes:
- the LOC103426519 gene encoding late embryogenesis abundant protein At1g64065-like, translated as MTGTDDSHRKRNRCLLCIAAGIIVQTVIIVLFVVFVLRVKTPKVRLDSVAINSNTLVINSSSSSPSFKVQFTTVVAVKNNNFGHYKFESSKATFSYEGTEVGEGTIDKEKAKAKKTKRIDVLVSLSSNKISSHSQLSSDLSSGNLTFTAYAKLDGKVHLLNIIKKKKSADMNCTVNLDTKAKTVHVLTCK; from the coding sequence ATGACCGGAACCGACGATTCGCACCGAAAGCGAAATAGGTGCTTGCTTTGCATAGCCGCCGGGATCATAGTCCAAACCGTTATCATAGTCCTCTTTGTGGTTTTCGTCCTCCGAGTCAAAACTCCCAAAGTCCGTTTAGACTCGGTTGCAATCAACAGTAACACACTCGTGATAAACTCCAGCTCCTCCTCTCCTTCCTTCAAAGTTCAATTCACCACCGTCGTTGCGGTCAAAAACAACAACTTTGGACACTACAAGTTCGAGAGCAGCAAGGCAACTTTCTCGTACGAAGGCACCGAAGTCGGCGAGGGAACCATAGataaggaaaaggctaaggctaagAAAACAAAGAGGATTGATGTTTTAGTCTCGTTGAGTTCGAACAAGATTTCGAGCCACTCTCAGTTGAGTAGCGATCTGAGCTCTGGGAATTTGACTTTCACAGCGTACGCTAAGTTGGATGGGAAGGTTCATCTGTTGAACATTatcaagaagaagaagtctGCTGACATGAACTGCACCGTAAATCTTGATACTAAGGCCAAAACGGTCCACGTCTTGACTTGCAAGTGA
- the LOC103426491 gene encoding membrane-associated kinase regulator 5 — METLYFLKFWKPNASTATPPKSSVAKENDVEEEEEDSFFDLELSFDLIQTPQENIFESKPKSNTSDKTAGKPTLSVSTSDPISKRKILPIEPVSKPPQSPIALLKSAPKFGALMLKKPRQKTEKKTGEKAEPEVSMESHKQKTKVVIAKQLAGEEAQNPPKLTRENSSMRSGIGLQNPRLEDPKTERFSKDVLQKYLNLIKPLYSKVSRRSTEKVKPSVDSPTASPAMPIFSMCSPKKDKQGNFPAGFRVVSKNLGKSKSATAMVAPPVQRRDDSLLLHNDGIQSAILHCKRSFNSRDSLSSLSRSTSDSSSTKSYSTDCSLLSRFASESQDKSARNSIEDGYSAEI; from the exons ATGGAAACTCTCTACTTCCTCAAGTTCTGGAAACCCAATGCCTCCACCGCCACACCTCCAAAATCTTCCGTAGCTAAAGAAAACGacgtcgaagaagaagaagaagattctTTCTTCGACTTGGAATTAAGTTTCGACCTCATCCAAACCCCACAAGAAAACATCTTCGAAtccaaaccaaaatcaaacaCCTCGGACAAAACAGCCGGCAAACCAACCCTTTCTGTGTCCACCTCCGATCCGATTTCCAAAAGAAAAATCCTCCCGATCGAGCCAGTTTCCAAGCCTCCTCAGTCCCCCATCGCTCTCCTTAAATCCGCCCCAAAGTTCGGAGCTTTAATGCTCAAAAAACCCAGACAGAAAACCGAGAAAAAAACAGGGGAAAAAGCAGAGCCGGAGGTTTCGATGGAGTCCCACAAGCAGAAAACCAAAGTAGTAATTGCGAAACAGCTCGCCGGAGAAGAGGCTCAAAACCCACCTAAGCTCACCCGAGAAAACAGCTCCATGAGAAGCGGAATCGGATTGCAGAATCCGAGGCTGGAAGACCCGAAAACAGAGAGATTTTCCAAGGATGTTTTGCAGAAGTACCTTAATCTGATCAAACCTCTGTACTCGAAGGTTTCCAGGAGGTCTACCGAGAAGGTGAAACCTTCTGTAGACTCACCGACGGCGTCGCCGGCGATGCCGATATTCTCTATGTGTTCGCCCAAAAAGGACAAACAGGGGAACTTTCCGGCGGGATTTAGAGTTGTCTCTAAGAACTTGGGGAAGAGCAAGTCGGCCACGGCGATGGTGGCGCCGCCGGTGCAACGGAGGGACGATTCCTTGCTGCTGCACAACGATGGGATTCAGAGCGCCATTCTGCATTGCAAGAGATCGTTCAACTCTAGAG ATTCTTTGTCTTCGTTGTCACGATCAACCAGTGATTCCTCCTCTACGAAATCATATTCTACAG ATTGTTCTCTGTTGTCGCGGTTTGCAAGTGAATCCCAGGACAAATCAGCAAGAAACTCGATCGAGGATGGGTACAGTGCTGAAATCTGA
- the LOC103406566 gene encoding reticulon-like protein B1, which produces MDKIYNHHSSSSSDSDDDKKSKHAASVKAKVEDEKPSARDAVKSKIFRLFGREKPVHKVLGGGKPADVLLWRNKKISASVLAGATVLWVFFELLEYHLITLVCHLLILSLAVFYLWSNASNFINKSQPQIPKVQIPEKTVLELASALRIELNKGFYVLRNIASGRDLKAFLGVIAVLWILSVVGKWFNFLTLFYIIFVLLHTLPVIYEKYDDQIDAFGEKAWIEIKKQYAVFDAKVLSKIPKGPVKEKKKD; this is translated from the exons ATGGACAAGATCTACAACCACCACTCTTCGTCGTCGTCGGACTCCGACGACGACAAGAAGTCCAAGCACGCTGCTTCCGTCAAAGCCAAGGTTGAAGACGAGAAGCCGTCGGCGCGCGATGCCGTCAAATCCAAGATTTTCAGGCTCTTCGGCAGGGAAAAGCCCGTTCACAAGGTCTTGGGCGGCGGCAAAC CTGCTGATGTTCTCCTATGGAGGAACAAGAAAATATCTGCAAGTGTGCTTGCCGGTGCCACTGTTTTATGGGTTTTCTTTGAGTTGCTCGAATACCATCTAATCACGCTGGTGTGCCATTTGTTGATACTTTCTCTGGCTGTCTTTTACCTGTGGTCCAATGCATCCAACTTTATCAACAA GTCGCAACCACAAATCCCAAAAGTTCAAATTCCTGAGAAGACCGTCCTTGAGCTTGCCTCTGCTCTGAGAATTGAACTCAACAAAGGATTTTATGTTTTGCGGAATATTGCATCCGGGAGAGATTTGAAGGCATTCCTTGGT GTTATAGCCGTCTTGTGGATTCTGTCGGTGGTTGGGAAATGGTTCAACTTTCTGACCTTGTTCTACATAA TTTTTGTGTTGCTGCACACGCTGCCCGTGATTTATGAGAAATACGATGACCAGATTGATGCCTTTGGCGAGAAGGCGTGGAtcgaaataaagaagcagtacGCAGTGTTTGATGCCAAGGTTTTGAGTAAAATCCCCAAGGGTCCagtgaaggagaagaagaaggattag
- the LOC103406565 gene encoding F-box protein At5g52880 — protein MQTRNAVLAAHLLLQSAEAALPKQKKNLAVAEYKNAMVAHKRRTKARQEEKVSGSTQLPQDVLVHIFGFLDMQSLASVGLVCWSWNIAASDNHLWETQYATFFGKSEDDKLIKARKLSGRRVEDEEGYTLFWKEAFKRAYLGSSSKKLKSGRGYCRDCNTIVWLDNMKCSNEHRGQNSENHQIKPVLPNQVVGYLLDDSISMISSSDSDSDSDEGPFSRLWAYRRPLSKSQ, from the exons ATGCAGACGCGCAATGCTGTTTTGGCAGCCCATCTCCTCCTCCAGAGTGCCGAGGCCGCGTTGCCGAAGCAAAAGAAGAATCTGGCTGTCGCAGAATACAAGAACGCAATGGTTGCTCATAAGAGGCGCACTAAAGCACGGCAAGAAGAAAAGG TTTCGGGTTCGACCCAGCTGCCACAAGATGTTCTTGTTCACATATTTGGGTTCCTCGATATGCAATCCTTGGCCTCTGTTGGACTAGTCTGCTG GTCGTGGAACATAGCGGCAAGTGATAACCATCTATGGGAGACACAATACGCTACTTTCTTCGGGAAGTCTGAGGATGATAAGCTGATTAAGGCTCGGAAACTTAGTGGTCGACGGGTTGAAGATGAAGAAGGGTACACACTATTTTGGAAAGAAGCCTTCAAAAGGGCATATTTAG GCAGCTCGTCGAAGAAATTGAAATCCGGTAGGGGATACTGTAGAGACTGCAACACGATTGTTTGGCTTGACAACATGAAATGTTCAAATGAACATAGGGGACAAAATTCGGAAAACCATCAAATTAAGCCCGTGTTACCTAATCAG GTGGTTGGATATCTGTTGGATGATTCTATATCAATGATATCTTCTTCAGACAGTGATAGCGATTCAGATGAAGGGCCATTTTCCAGGTTATGGGCCTACAGAAGACCCCTTAGCAAGAGTCAGTGA
- the LOC114825428 gene encoding uncharacterized protein, which produces MEQKHILLSALSVGVGVGVGLGLTSGQAVSSWVNGNCSADEVTAEQIEQELMRQVVDGRDSKVTFEEFPYYLRERTRMLLTSAAYVHLKHSDLSKHTRNLSPASRAILLSGPAELYHQMLAKALAHHFESKLLLLDITDFSIRIQSKYGCAKRETHHKRSISEVTLEQMSNLLGSFSMLPSSRDTKGALCRQSSSSDLKSRGTEGPTRTLQRNGSSASDMSSISSKSASPSSVPLKRVNNWCFDEKLFLHSLYKVLSSMSETRSIILCLRDVEKLFLQSRRFYNLFNKMLKRLSGSVLILGSRTVDAEDDCKEVDEKLAALFPYNIEISPPEDETHLVSWKAQLEEDMKMIQFHDNKNHIAEVLAANDLECDDLGSICHADTMVVSNYIEEIVISAISYHLMQNKDPEYRNGKLVISSTSLSHGLSIFQEGKSGGKDSLKLETNADSNKETEGEEAVGAKTESKSETAAPENKGEAEKSGPGVKKDSENPPPPKVEVVPDNEFEKRIRPEVIPANEIGVTFADIGALDEIKESLQELVMLPLRRPDLFKGGLLKPCRGILLFGPPGTGKTMLAKAIASEAGASFINVSMSTITSKWFGEDEKNVRALFTLAAKVSPTIIFVDEVDSMLGQRTRVGEHEAMRKIKNEFMTHWDGLLTKTGERILVLAATNRPFDLDEAIIRRFERRVMVGLPSVENREMILRTLLSKEKVENLDFKELATMTEGYSGSDLKNLCVTAAYRPVRELIQQERQKDVEKKKKDAKEKGTEEASEPKEEEKEEHVITLRALNMEDMRQAKNQVAASFASEGSVMSELKQWNELYGEGGSRKKQQLTYFL; this is translated from the exons ATGGAACAGAAGCACATTCTGCTGTCTGCTCTGAGTGTTGGGGTTGGGGTTGGGGTGGGGCTGGGGTTGACTTCCGGGCAGGCTGTGAGCAGTTGGGTAAATGGTAATTGCTCGGCGGATGAGGTGACGGCGGAGCAGATTGAGCAGGAGTTGATGAGGCAGGTTGTGGATGGCAGAGACAGCAAAGTTACATTTGAGGAGTTTCCTTATTACCTAAG AGAGAGAACTCGGATGTTGTTAACAAGCGCTGCATATGTTCATCTGAAGCACTCCGACTTGTCCAAGCACACCCGGAATCTTTCCCCTGCAAGTAGAGCTATTTTGCTCTCAGGACCTGCAG AACTTTATCATCAAATGCTCGCCAAGGCTTTAGCGCATCACTTTGAGTCGAAGTTGCTGTTGTTGGATATCACTGATTTTTCGATCAGG ATACAGAGTAAATACGGATGTGCCAAAAGAGAAACA CATCATAAAAGGTCCATCTCAGAGGTGACATTGGAGCAAATGTCCAATTTGCTCGGCTCCTTCTCAATGCTCCCTTCAAGCAGGGACACTAAAG GTGCATTATGTCGGCAAAGTAGTTCTTCTGATCTCAAATCAAG GGGCACTGAAGGGCCAACTCGAACGCTTCAAAGAAATGGTTCTTCTGCATCTGATATGAGTAGCATCAGTTCCAAATCTGCTTCGCCAAGTTCAG TTCCTCTCAAACGCGTGAACAACTGGTGTTTCGATGAGAAACTTTTTCTGCACTCACTTTACAAG GTCTTATCTTCAATGTCAGAAACTCGTTCCATCATCTTATGCCTCAGGGACGTCGAGAAGCTTTTTCTCCAATCACGGCGGTTTTacaatttgttcaacaaaatgttGAAGAGACTTTCAGGGTCAGTGTTGATACTTGGTTCCCGGACAGTAGACGCTGAAGATGATTGCAAAGAAGTCGACGAGAAGCTTGCTGCTTTGTTCCCCTACAATATTGAGATCAGTCCCCCGGAAGATGAGACTCATCTCGTCAGCTGGAAGGCTCAACTGGAAGAAGACATGAAGATGATCCAATTTCATGACAACAAAAATCACATAGCCGAGGTGCTTGCGGCGAATGATCTTGAATGTGATGATCTTGGTTCAATCTGCCACGCAGACACAATGGTAGTCAGCAACTACATAGAAGAGATTGTGATTTCGGCAATATCTTATCATTTGATGCAAAACAAGGATCCAGAATATCGAAATGGAAAGCTTGTTATATCATCGACGAG TTTGTCCCATGGATTGAGTATATTCCAGGAGGGAAAATCTGGCGGGAAAGATTCTCTGAAACTGGAGACCAATGCCGATTCCAACAAG GAAACCGAAGGGGAAGAGGCCGTCGGTGCAAAGACTGAATCGAAGTCTGAAACTGCAGCACCGGAAAACAAAGGTGAAGCCGAGAAATCTGGTCCTGGGGTGAAGAAGGACAGCGAGAATCCACCTCCTCCAAAAGTA GAAGTGGTACCTGACAATGAATTTGAGAAGCGCATAAGGCCGGAGGTTATCCCTGCAAATGAGATTGGAGTCACATTTGCAGATATTGGTGCATTGGATGAGATCAAAGAATCACTTCAGGAGTTGGTCATGCTCCCGCTTCGAAGACCAGACCTTTTCAAAGGTGGGCTTCTGAAGCCTTGCAGAGGCATATTGCTTTTCGGTCCTCCTGGCACTGGAAAAACAATGCTGGCAAAGGCCATAGCAAGTGAAGCAGGAGCAAGTTTCATCAACGTCTCGATGTCCACGATCACCTCAAAATGGTTTGGAGAAGATGAGAAGAACGTTCGAGCTCTGTTCACACTTGCAGCAAAGGTCTCCCCGACTATTATCTTCGTGGATGAGGTTGACAGCATGCTGGGGCAGCGAACCAGAGTTGGGGAGCATGAGGCCATGAGGAAGATTAAGAACGAGTTCATGACACACTGGGATGGACTTTTGACAAAGACCGGGGAGAGAATTCTTGTTCTCGCCGCAACCAACAGGCCATTTGACCTTGATGAGGCAATCATCAGGCGATTTGAGCGGAG AGTCATGGTTGGCCTTCCCTCAGTCGAGAACAGGGAAATGATCTTGAGAACTCTTCTTTCGAAAGAAAAGGTCGAAAATCTAGACTTTAAGGAGCTTGCAACCATGACAGAAGGATACAGTGGAAGCGATCTTAAG AACTTGTGCGTGACAGCAGCTTATCGACCAGTTAGGGAGCTTATACAACAGGAGAGGCAAAAGGATGTG gaaaagaagaagaaagatgcaAAAGAAAAGGGCACAGAAGAAGCTTCAGAAccgaaagaagaagagaaagaggagCACGTAATTACCCTGAGGGCTTTAAACATGGAAGATATGCGGCAGGCAAAGAATCAG GTTGCTGCGAGTTTCGCTTCAGAGGGATCAGTAATGAGCGAGCTGAAACAGTGGAATGAACTGTATGGCGAGGGTGGGTCGAGGAAGAAGCAACAGCTAACTTATTTCCTGTAA